The Rhinopithecus roxellana isolate Shanxi Qingling chromosome 9, ASM756505v1, whole genome shotgun sequence genome contains a region encoding:
- the LOC104654316 gene encoding adenosylhomocysteinase, which produces MSDKLPYKVADIGLAAWGRKALDIAENEMPGLMRMREQYSASKPLKGARIAGCLHMTVETAVLIETLVALGAEVQWSSCNIFSTQDHAAAAIAKAGIPVYAWKGETDEEYLWCIEQTLYFKDGPLNMILDDGGDLTNLIHTKYPQLLSGIRGISEETTTGVHNLYKMMANGILKVPAINVNDSVTKSKFDNLYGCRESLIDGIKRATDVMIAGKVAVVAGYGDVGKGCAQALRGFGARVIITEIDPINALQAAMEGYEVTTMDEACQEGNIFVTTTGCVDIILGRHFEQMKDDAIVCNIGHFDVEIDVKWLNENAVEKVNIKPQVDRYRLKNGRRIILLAEGRLVNLGCAMGHPSFVMSNSFTNQVMAQIELWTHPDKYPIGVHFLPKKLDEAVAEAHLGKLNVKLTKLTEKQAQYLGMSRDGPFKPDHYRY; this is translated from the coding sequence ATGTCTGACAAACTGCCCTACAAAGTCGCTGACATCGGACTGGCTGCCTGGGGACGCAAGGCCCTGGACATTGCTGAGAACGAGATGCCGGGCCTGATGCGTATGCGGGAGCAGTACTCGGCCTCCAAGCCACTGAAGGGCGCTCGTATCGCCGGCTGCCTGCACATGACGGTGGAGACAGCCGTCCTCATTGAGACCCTCGTCGCCCTGGGTGCTGAGGTGCAGTGGTCCAGCTGCAACATCTTCTCCACCCAGGACCACGCGGCAGCTGCCATTGCCAAGGCTGGCATTCCGGTGTATGCCTGGAAGGGCGAAACGGACGAGGAGTACCTGTGGTGCATTGAGCAGACGCTGTACTTCAAGGACGGGCCCCTCAACATGATTCTGGATGACGGGGGCGACCTCACCAACCTCATCCACACCAAGTACCCGCAGCTCCTGTCAGGCATCCGAGGCATCTCTGAGGAGACAACGACTGGGGTCCACAACCTCTACAAGATGATGGCCAATGGGATCCTCAAGGTGCCTGCCATCAACGTCAATGACTCTGTCACCAAGAGCAAGTTTGATAACCTCTATGGCTGCCGGGAGTCCCTCATAGATGGCATCAAGCGGGCCACAGATGTGATGATTGCTGGCAAGGTAGCAGTGGTGGCAGGCTATGGCGATGTGGGCAAGGGCTGTGCCCAGGCCCTGCGGGGTTTCGGGGCCCGTGTCATCATCACTGAGATTGACCCCATCAACGCACTGCAGGCTGCCATGGAAGGCTATGAGGTGACCACCATGGATGAGGCCTGTCAGGAGGGCAACATCTTTGTCACCACCACAGGCTGTGTTGACATCATCCTTGGCCGGCACTTTGAGCAGATGAAGGATGATGCCATTGTGTGTAACATTGGACACTTTGACGTGGAGATCGATGTCAAGTGGCTCAATGAGAACGCCGTGGAGAAGGTGAACATCAAGCCGCAGGTGGACCGGTACCGGCTGAAGAATGGGCGCCGCATCATCCTGCTGGCTGAGGGTCGGCTGGTCAACCTGGGTTGTGCCATGGGCCACCCCAGCTTCGTGATGAGTAACTCCTTCACCAACCAGGTGATGGCACAGATCGAGCTGTGGACCCATCCAGACAAGTACCCCATTGGGGTTCACTTTCTGCCCAAGAAGCTGGATGAGGCAGTGGCTGAAGCCCACCTGGGCAAGCTGAATGTGAAGTTGACCAAGCTGACTGAGAAGCAAGCCCAGTACCTGGGCATGTCCCGTGATGGCCCCTTCAAGCCGGATCACTACCGCTACTGA